Below is a window of bacterium DNA.
CTTGAGGAAACGCGTCAGCGCGGCGGCTTTGTCAAGGCCAATCACGGAATCATGCGGTCCGGTCATGCCGACGTCGCTCAGATAGGCCGTCCCCTTGGGAAGGATTTCCTCGTCGGCGGTCTG
It encodes the following:
- a CDS encoding YmdB family metallophosphoesterase, producing QTADEEILPKGTAYLSDVGMTGPHDSVIGLDKAAALTRFLKRMPAPFEVAQGDVRFCAVLIDVEESRGQAKQIVRIQEKVSV